One segment of Streptomyces sp. YIM 121038 DNA contains the following:
- a CDS encoding decaprenylphospho-beta-D-erythro-pentofuranosid-2-ulose 2-reductase, with the protein MKDAFGTPQSLLVLGGSSEIAQATAHRLVTRRTRDIWLAGRPSPALERSAQALRDRGADTRTVPFDALDPESHETALGKVFAEGDIDMVLLAFGTLGDQARDEADPVAATRVAQTNYTGAVSAGLVCARALQAQGHGSLVVLSSVAAERARRSNFIYGSSKAGLDAFAQGLGDALHGTGVHVMVVRPGFVRSRMTAGLAEAPLATTPQAVAVAIEAGLRRRAETVWVPGKLRLVMSALRHVPRPVFRRLPV; encoded by the coding sequence ATGAAAGACGCCTTCGGCACCCCCCAGTCCCTCCTGGTCCTGGGCGGCTCATCGGAGATCGCCCAGGCCACGGCCCACCGCCTGGTGACCCGCCGCACCCGCGACATCTGGCTGGCGGGCCGCCCGTCGCCCGCCCTGGAGCGCTCCGCGCAGGCCCTGCGCGACCGGGGCGCCGACACCAGGACCGTGCCCTTCGACGCCCTGGACCCCGAGTCCCACGAGACCGCCCTCGGCAAGGTCTTCGCGGAGGGCGACATCGACATGGTCCTGCTGGCCTTCGGCACGCTCGGCGACCAGGCCCGCGACGAGGCCGACCCCGTCGCCGCGACCCGCGTGGCCCAGACGAACTACACCGGCGCGGTCTCCGCGGGCCTGGTCTGCGCCCGCGCCCTCCAGGCCCAGGGCCACGGCTCGCTCGTCGTGCTCTCCTCCGTCGCGGCCGAACGCGCCCGCCGCTCGAACTTCATCTACGGCTCCAGCAAGGCGGGCCTCGACGCCTTCGCCCAGGGCCTGGGTGACGCGTTGCACGGCACCGGCGTGCACGTGATGGTCGTGCGCCCCGGCTTCGTGCGGTCGAGGATGACGGCGGGCCTGGCGGAGGCCCCCCTCGCGACGACGCCGCAGGCCGTGGCCGTGGCCATCGAGGCGGGCCTGCGCCGCCGCGCGGAGACGGTGTGGGTCCCCGGGAAGCTGCGCCTGGTGATGTCGGCCCTGCGGCACGTGCCGCGGCCGGTGTTCCGCCGCCTGCCGGTGTGA
- a CDS encoding decaprenyl-phosphate phosphoribosyltransferase codes for MADRTTALLVPPRSPQAPKPGPGGLPLGLLKTARPRQWIKNVLVIAAPAAAGELFSRHALSQLALVFALFTAAAAAVYLINDARDADADRAHPTKCRRPVAAGAVPVPVAYAAGGVLAVAAPLAAAALCTPLTACLLAAYVVMQLAYCVSLKHVLVVDLAVVTTGFLMRAMIGGVALGIPLSRWFLITTGFGALFMVSAKRYSEAVQMAGRAGATRALLTEYTTGYLRFVWQLAAGVAVLAYCLWAMESGTAAGTGVLPWRQLSMVAFILAILRYAVFADRGTAGEPEDVVLHDRALALIGLGWLAMYGLAVADW; via the coding sequence ATGGCTGACCGCACCACCGCCCTGCTCGTCCCGCCCCGCTCCCCGCAGGCCCCGAAGCCCGGCCCCGGAGGTCTGCCGCTCGGGCTCCTGAAGACCGCGCGGCCCCGCCAGTGGATCAAGAACGTCCTGGTCATCGCGGCCCCGGCGGCCGCGGGCGAGCTGTTCTCACGCCACGCCCTCAGCCAACTCGCCCTGGTCTTCGCCCTGTTCACGGCGGCCGCGGCCGCCGTCTACCTGATCAACGACGCCCGTGACGCCGACGCCGACCGCGCCCACCCCACCAAGTGCCGCAGACCCGTCGCGGCCGGGGCGGTCCCGGTGCCCGTCGCGTACGCCGCGGGCGGGGTGCTCGCCGTGGCCGCGCCGCTCGCGGCCGCCGCGCTGTGCACACCGCTCACGGCCTGTCTGCTCGCCGCGTACGTGGTGATGCAGCTCGCGTACTGCGTCAGCCTCAAGCACGTGCTCGTCGTCGACCTCGCCGTCGTCACCACCGGGTTCCTGATGCGGGCGATGATCGGCGGGGTCGCGCTCGGGATCCCGCTGTCGCGCTGGTTCCTGATCACGACCGGCTTCGGCGCGCTCTTCATGGTCTCCGCCAAGCGGTACTCCGAGGCCGTGCAGATGGCCGGCCGGGCGGGCGCCACCCGGGCGCTCCTCACCGAGTACACCACCGGCTACCTGCGGTTCGTCTGGCAGCTCGCGGCGGGCGTCGCCGTGCTCGCGTACTGCCTGTGGGCCATGGAGAGCGGCACCGCCGCGGGCACCGGCGTGCTGCCGTGGCGGCAGCTGTCCATGGTCGCCTTCATCCTCGCGATCCTGCGCTACGCCGTGTTCGCCGACCGGGGCACGGCGGGCGAGCCCGAGGACGTCGTCCTGCACGACCGCGCGCTCGCCCTGATCGGGCTCGGCTGGCTCGCCATGTACGGGCTCGCGGTCGCGGACTGGTGA
- the glyA gene encoding serine hydroxymethyltransferase, with protein MSHPSPSPSPASQHPALTAADPELAALVTAEEQLQADTLRLIPSENYVSAAVLEASGTVLQNKYSEGYPGRRYYEGQQNIDQVERLAVARAKAVFAAEHANVQPYSGSPANLAVYLAFAEPGDTVMGMALPMGGHLTHGWGVSATGRWFRGVQYGVREDTGHIDLDAVRELALKERPKLIFCGGTALPRTIDFAAFAEIAREAGAVLVADIAHIAGLVAGGAHPSPVPYADVVSTTTHKTLRGPRGAMLLAREEHAKAIDKAVFPGLQGGPHNQTTAAIAVALHEAAQPSFRDYAHAVVANAKALAEALLARGFDLVSGGTDNHLILMDLTPKDVPGKVAAKALDRAGIVVNYNTVPFDTRKPFDPSGVRIGTPSLTSRGLGVEHMAAVAEWVDRGVQAARAGDEDALAKIRGEVAELMSAFPAPGLPTG; from the coding sequence ATGAGTCACCCTTCTCCTTCCCCTTCTCCCGCGTCGCAGCACCCCGCGCTCACCGCCGCCGACCCCGAGCTCGCCGCCCTCGTCACCGCCGAGGAACAGCTCCAGGCCGACACCCTGCGCCTCATCCCCAGCGAGAACTACGTCTCCGCCGCCGTCCTCGAAGCCTCCGGCACCGTGCTCCAGAACAAGTACAGCGAGGGCTATCCCGGCCGCCGCTACTACGAGGGCCAGCAGAACATCGACCAGGTCGAGCGCCTCGCCGTCGCCCGCGCCAAGGCCGTCTTCGCCGCCGAGCACGCCAACGTCCAGCCCTACTCCGGCTCCCCGGCCAACCTCGCCGTCTACCTCGCCTTCGCCGAGCCCGGCGACACCGTCATGGGCATGGCCCTGCCGATGGGCGGCCACCTCACCCACGGCTGGGGCGTCTCCGCCACCGGCCGCTGGTTCCGCGGGGTGCAGTACGGCGTCCGCGAGGACACCGGGCACATCGACCTCGACGCCGTCCGCGAACTCGCCCTCAAGGAACGGCCCAAGCTGATCTTCTGCGGCGGTACCGCGCTGCCCCGCACCATCGACTTCGCCGCCTTCGCCGAGATCGCCCGCGAGGCCGGGGCCGTGCTCGTCGCCGACATCGCGCACATCGCCGGGCTCGTCGCGGGCGGCGCCCACCCCTCGCCCGTCCCGTACGCCGACGTGGTCTCCACGACCACGCACAAGACGCTGCGCGGGCCGCGCGGGGCGATGCTGCTCGCCCGCGAGGAGCACGCCAAGGCCATCGACAAGGCCGTCTTCCCCGGGCTCCAGGGCGGGCCCCACAACCAGACCACCGCCGCGATCGCCGTCGCCCTGCACGAGGCCGCGCAGCCGTCCTTCCGCGACTACGCCCACGCCGTCGTCGCCAACGCCAAGGCCCTCGCCGAGGCGCTGCTCGCCCGTGGCTTCGACCTCGTCTCCGGCGGTACGGACAACCATCTGATCCTGATGGACCTCACCCCCAAGGACGTGCCGGGCAAGGTGGCGGCGAAGGCCCTCGACCGGGCCGGGATCGTCGTCAACTACAACACGGTGCCCTTCGACACCCGGAAGCCCTTCGACCCCTCCGGGGTGCGGATCGGGACCCCCTCCCTGACGTCCCGCGGGCTCGGCGTGGAGCACATGGCGGCCGTCGCGGAGTGGGTGGACCGAGGCGTTCAGGCGGCGCGGGCCGGGGACGAGGACGCGCTGGCGAAGATCCGCGGCGAGGTGGCCGAGCTGATGTCCGCGTTCCCCGCGCCGGGGCTGCCGACCGGCTGA
- a CDS encoding 2'-5' RNA ligase family protein, with translation MGTVTIGVSIAVPEPHGSLLQELRAGFGDPAAHGIPTHVTLLPPTEVAAAALPAVEHHLVSVAAAGRPFPMRLSGTGTFRPLSPVVFVQVVEGGSACSWLQERVRATSGPLARELQFPYHPHVTVAHGIAEEAMDRAYEELADYEAQWPCTGFALYEQGADGVWRKLREFTFGGSTVPPQAAARDTLPAR, from the coding sequence GTGGGGACCGTAACGATCGGTGTGTCGATCGCGGTCCCGGAGCCACACGGCAGCCTGCTCCAGGAGCTGCGTGCGGGCTTCGGTGACCCCGCCGCGCACGGCATCCCCACGCACGTCACGCTGCTGCCGCCCACCGAGGTGGCCGCCGCGGCGCTGCCCGCGGTGGAGCACCACCTCGTGTCGGTGGCGGCGGCGGGCAGGCCGTTCCCGATGCGGCTCTCCGGCACCGGCACGTTCCGGCCCCTCTCGCCCGTCGTCTTCGTCCAGGTCGTGGAGGGCGGCTCCGCCTGCTCCTGGCTCCAGGAGCGGGTCCGCGCCACGTCCGGGCCGCTCGCGCGCGAACTGCAGTTCCCGTACCACCCGCACGTCACCGTGGCGCACGGCATCGCCGAAGAGGCCATGGACCGGGCGTACGAGGAGCTCGCCGACTACGAGGCCCAGTGGCCGTGCACCGGCTTCGCGCTGTACGAGCAGGGGGCCGACGGGGTGTGGCGCAAGCTGCGCGAGTTCACCTTCGGCGGGTCCACGGTGCCGCCGCAGGCCGCGGCCCGGGACACCCTGCCCGCCCGCTGA
- a CDS encoding GtrA family protein gives MRPAARELLGFAAAGLCAYAADLGLFLWLRGPAGIDPLTAKALSFVAGCTVAYAGNALGTYRRADGGASRLRQYAVFCAVNVAGALVQLLCIAVSHYGLGLTSRRADTVSGAGIGMALATVLRFWGTRTLVFRSQAARIPHDTGTPRAARTAPGTGQRTWTG, from the coding sequence GTGCGCCCCGCGGCGCGCGAGCTGCTCGGCTTCGCCGCCGCCGGGCTCTGCGCGTACGCCGCCGACCTCGGTCTGTTCCTGTGGCTGCGCGGGCCCGCCGGAATCGACCCGCTGACCGCGAAGGCCCTGTCGTTCGTCGCCGGGTGCACGGTCGCGTACGCGGGCAACGCGCTCGGCACCTACCGCCGGGCCGACGGCGGGGCCTCGCGCCTGCGCCAGTACGCCGTCTTCTGCGCCGTCAACGTCGCGGGCGCCCTCGTCCAGCTCCTGTGCATCGCCGTCTCCCACTACGGCCTCGGATTGACCTCGCGCCGGGCGGACACGGTATCCGGTGCGGGAATCGGCATGGCACTGGCCACTGTCCTGCGGTTTTGGGGTACCCGGACGTTGGTATTCCGCTCACAGGCCGCACGGATCCCGCACGACACGGGGACCCCGCGGGCCGCACGAACCGCACCAGGAACGGGGCAGAGGACATGGACTGGCTGA
- a CDS encoding D-alanyl-D-alanine carboxypeptidase, whose product MPAVKKTALLIASATLLSLSTAAPALADGKPGGDKDKQPKPPAQMSTVGGARLGKPGTQVDLQSGAPVLPKDLSARSWMVSDAESGEVLAAHNPHWRLAPASTLKMLFADTVLPKFPKTQKHKVALTDMQGIGAGSSLVGIKENETYSVHDLWLGVFLRSGNDAVHVLSAMNGGVPQTVNDMQKHAEELQALDTHVVTPDGYDEKGQVSSAYDLSLFARSGLQKKDFREYCATATADFPGATVKVKKGKDKGKTKRESFGIQNTNRLLTGADGVEAYKGIAGVKNGSTTNAGNTFTGVAERDGKVLLVTVMNPSSGEPHAVYKETARLLDWGFAAHDKVKPVGELVPPKGASTGAGKGAPGDGGTNSRNVAHASGEQSSGMGVALGIAAGVLALVAGGLFLLNRRWPLRRG is encoded by the coding sequence GTGCCTGCTGTGAAGAAGACCGCCCTGCTCATCGCGTCCGCGACCCTGCTGTCCCTGTCGACGGCCGCGCCCGCGCTCGCCGACGGCAAGCCGGGCGGCGACAAGGACAAACAGCCGAAGCCGCCCGCGCAGATGTCCACGGTCGGCGGTGCCCGCCTCGGCAAGCCGGGCACCCAGGTGGATCTCCAGTCGGGCGCTCCGGTGCTGCCCAAGGACCTGTCGGCCCGCTCCTGGATGGTCTCGGACGCGGAGTCGGGCGAGGTGCTCGCCGCGCACAACCCGCACTGGCGCCTCGCCCCGGCGAGCACCCTGAAGATGCTGTTCGCGGACACCGTGCTGCCGAAGTTCCCGAAGACCCAGAAGCACAAGGTCGCGCTGACCGACATGCAGGGCATCGGCGCGGGCAGCAGCCTGGTCGGCATCAAGGAGAACGAGACGTACTCGGTCCACGACCTGTGGCTGGGCGTCTTCCTGCGCTCCGGCAACGACGCGGTGCACGTCCTGTCCGCGATGAACGGCGGCGTGCCGCAGACCGTGAACGACATGCAGAAGCACGCCGAGGAGCTCCAGGCCCTCGACACGCACGTCGTCACGCCGGACGGCTACGACGAGAAGGGCCAGGTGTCGTCCGCGTACGACCTGAGCCTGTTCGCCCGCTCCGGCCTGCAGAAGAAGGACTTCCGCGAGTACTGCGCGACGGCCACCGCGGACTTCCCCGGCGCGACCGTCAAGGTGAAGAAGGGCAAGGACAAGGGCAAGACGAAGCGCGAGTCCTTCGGCATCCAGAACACCAACCGCCTGCTCACCGGGGCCGACGGCGTCGAGGCGTACAAGGGCATCGCGGGCGTCAAGAACGGCTCGACGACCAACGCGGGCAACACCTTCACGGGTGTCGCCGAGCGCGACGGCAAGGTGCTCCTCGTCACCGTCATGAACCCCTCGTCGGGCGAGCCGCACGCCGTCTACAAGGAGACGGCCCGGCTGCTCGACTGGGGCTTCGCGGCACACGACAAGGTGAAGCCGGTCGGCGAGCTGGTCCCGCCGAAGGGCGCCTCCACCGGCGCGGGCAAGGGCGCCCCGGGCGACGGCGGCACGAACTCCAGGAACGTGGCGCACGCCTCGGGCGAGCAGTCCAGCGGCATGGGCGTCGCGCTCGGCATCGCGGCCGGGGTGCTCGCCCTGGTCGCGGGCGGCCTGTTCCTGCTCAACCGTCGCTGGCCGCTGCGCCGGGGCTGA
- the rocD gene encoding ornithine--oxo-acid transaminase: MTATEDLIASAEAHSAHNYHPLPVVVASARGAWMTDVEGRRYLDMLAGYSALNFGHGNPRLIEAATEQLGRVTLTSRAFHHDRFAEFCARLARLCGKEMVLPMNTGAEAVETAVKTARKWGYRVKGVPGGRARIVVAANNFHGRTTTIVSFSTDPEARADYGPYTPGFDIVPFGDLGALRDAVTEDTVAVLIEPVQGEAGVLVPPPGYLPGVRELTRERGVLFVADEIQSGLGRTGRTFACEHEDVVPDVYLLGKALGGGVVPVSAVVADADVLGVFRPGEHGSTFGGNPLACAVGLEVVAMLETGEFQQRATELGEHLHAELGLLAGSGKVVEVRGRGLWAGVDIDPSHGTGREISEKLMERGVLVKDTHGSTIRIAPPLVISKEDLDWGLDQLRAVLG; this comes from the coding sequence GTGACTGCTACGGAAGACCTCATCGCCTCGGCCGAAGCGCACAGCGCGCACAACTACCACCCCCTGCCCGTCGTCGTCGCGTCGGCGCGGGGCGCGTGGATGACGGACGTCGAGGGCCGCCGGTACCTCGACATGCTCGCCGGCTATTCGGCACTCAACTTCGGCCACGGCAATCCGCGCCTCATCGAGGCCGCCACGGAGCAGCTGGGGCGGGTGACACTGACGTCACGCGCGTTCCACCACGACCGTTTCGCGGAGTTCTGCGCCCGGCTCGCCCGGCTGTGCGGCAAGGAGATGGTGCTGCCGATGAACACGGGCGCGGAGGCCGTGGAGACGGCGGTGAAGACCGCGCGGAAGTGGGGCTACCGCGTCAAGGGCGTGCCCGGGGGCCGCGCCCGGATCGTGGTGGCGGCGAACAACTTCCACGGCCGGACGACGACGATCGTCAGCTTCTCCACGGACCCCGAGGCCCGGGCGGACTACGGCCCGTACACGCCGGGCTTCGACATCGTGCCGTTCGGTGATCTGGGGGCGCTGCGGGACGCCGTCACCGAGGACACGGTGGCGGTGCTCATCGAGCCGGTCCAGGGCGAGGCGGGCGTGCTCGTGCCGCCGCCCGGCTATCTCCCGGGGGTGCGGGAGCTGACGCGCGAGCGCGGGGTGCTGTTCGTGGCGGACGAGATCCAGTCGGGTCTCGGCCGCACGGGGCGGACGTTCGCGTGCGAGCACGAGGACGTGGTGCCGGACGTGTATCTGCTGGGCAAGGCGCTGGGCGGCGGCGTGGTGCCGGTGTCGGCGGTGGTGGCGGACGCGGACGTGCTCGGGGTGTTCCGGCCGGGTGAGCACGGCTCGACGTTCGGCGGCAATCCGCTGGCGTGCGCGGTGGGTCTGGAGGTCGTCGCGATGCTGGAGACGGGCGAGTTCCAGCAGCGGGCGACGGAGCTCGGCGAGCATCTGCACGCGGAACTGGGGCTGCTCGCGGGCTCCGGGAAGGTGGTGGAGGTGCGTGGGCGCGGCCTGTGGGCGGGTGTCGACATCGACCCGTCGCACGGCACGGGCCGGGAGATCTCCGAGAAGCTGATGGAACGCGGTGTCCTGGTGAAGGACACCCACGGCTCGACGATCCGGATCGCTCCCCCACTGGTGATCAGCAAGGAGGACCTGGACTGGGGGCTCGACCAGCTCAGGGCGGTGCTGGGCTAG
- a CDS encoding YihY/virulence factor BrkB family protein has product MDWLKKLPGIGPYVDRLTRTHAWRSYERLDEVHWSRLAAAMTFISFVALFPLITVAAAIAAATLSAQQTQKIEDKISEQVPGISDQLDLEALVANAGTVGLVAGALLLFTGVGWVGSIRECLRAVWLLDDTDENPFLRKLKDLGVLAGLGGAGLASLIASAVASTAVGWTAEQLGVDKDGPGGVLLQLAAFAIAVLADFLLLLYVLTLLPGVQPPRRALIVAALLGAAGFELLKLLLGGYMKGVAAKSMYGAFGVPVALLLWINFTAKLLLFCAAWTAVPKTERTGERAADSTARRAEEAVSPGAAASDG; this is encoded by the coding sequence ATGGACTGGCTGAAGAAGCTGCCCGGCATCGGGCCGTACGTCGACCGGCTGACGCGCACCCACGCGTGGCGCTCCTACGAACGGCTCGACGAGGTCCACTGGAGCAGGCTCGCCGCCGCCATGACCTTCATCAGCTTCGTCGCGCTCTTCCCGCTGATCACGGTGGCGGCGGCCATCGCCGCGGCCACCCTCTCCGCGCAGCAGACGCAGAAGATCGAGGACAAGATCTCCGAGCAGGTCCCCGGCATCTCCGACCAGCTCGACCTGGAGGCGCTCGTCGCCAACGCGGGCACCGTCGGCCTCGTCGCCGGCGCCCTGCTGCTGTTCACCGGCGTCGGCTGGGTCGGCTCGATAAGGGAGTGCCTGCGCGCGGTCTGGCTGCTCGACGACACCGACGAGAACCCGTTCCTGCGCAAGCTCAAGGACCTGGGCGTGCTCGCCGGGCTCGGCGGCGCCGGGCTCGCCTCGCTGATCGCCTCCGCCGTCGCCTCCACCGCCGTGGGCTGGACCGCCGAACAGCTCGGCGTCGACAAGGACGGCCCCGGCGGCGTCCTGCTCCAGCTCGCCGCCTTCGCCATCGCCGTCCTCGCCGACTTCCTGCTCCTGCTGTACGTCCTCACGCTGCTGCCCGGCGTCCAGCCGCCCCGGCGCGCGCTCATCGTCGCCGCCCTGCTCGGCGCGGCCGGGTTCGAGCTCCTGAAGCTGCTGCTCGGCGGCTATATGAAGGGCGTCGCCGCGAAGAGCATGTACGGCGCCTTCGGCGTGCCCGTCGCGCTGCTGCTGTGGATCAACTTCACCGCGAAGCTGCTCCTCTTCTGCGCCGCCTGGACGGCCGTGCCGAAGACGGAACGCACCGGGGAACGCGCGGCGGACAGCACGGCGCGCCGGGCCGAGGAGGCCGTCAGCCCCGGCGCAGCGGCCAGCGACGGTTGA
- the trpS gene encoding tryptophan--tRNA ligase produces the protein MHHRPRVLSGIQPTAGSFHLGNYLGAVRQWVALQESHDAFYMVVDLHAITVPQDPAELRANTRLAAAQLLAAGLDPERCTLFVQSHVPEHAQLAWVMNCLTGFGEASRMTQFKDKSARQGADRASVGLFTYPVLQVADILLYQAHEVPVGEDQRQHIELTRDLAERFNGRFGATFTVPKPYILKETAKIYDLQDPTIKMSKSASTPKGLINLLDEPKATAKKVKSAVTDTDTVIRYDTEQKPGVSNLLTIYSTLTGTGIPELEQKYAGKGYGALKTDLAEAMVEFVTPFRDRTQAFLDDPETLDSILAKGAEKARAVAAETLAQAYDKVGFLPAKH, from the coding sequence ATGCACCATCGTCCGCGTGTGCTCTCCGGGATCCAGCCCACCGCAGGCTCGTTCCACCTCGGGAACTACCTGGGCGCGGTCCGCCAGTGGGTGGCCCTCCAGGAGTCCCACGACGCGTTCTACATGGTCGTGGACCTGCACGCGATCACGGTCCCGCAGGACCCGGCCGAGCTGCGCGCGAACACCCGGCTCGCCGCCGCCCAGCTGCTCGCCGCCGGTCTCGACCCGGAGCGCTGCACCCTGTTCGTGCAGAGCCACGTGCCCGAGCACGCCCAGCTCGCCTGGGTCATGAACTGTCTGACGGGCTTCGGCGAGGCCTCCCGCATGACGCAGTTCAAGGACAAGTCGGCCAGGCAGGGCGCGGACCGGGCCTCCGTCGGCCTGTTCACGTACCCGGTCCTCCAGGTCGCGGACATCCTGCTCTACCAGGCCCACGAGGTCCCGGTCGGCGAGGACCAGCGCCAGCACATCGAGCTCACCCGCGACCTGGCCGAGCGCTTCAACGGCCGCTTCGGCGCGACCTTCACGGTCCCCAAGCCGTACATCCTCAAGGAGACGGCGAAGATCTACGACCTGCAGGACCCGACGATCAAGATGAGCAAGTCGGCGTCCACCCCGAAGGGCCTGATCAACCTCCTCGACGAGCCGAAGGCCACCGCGAAGAAGGTCAAGAGCGCGGTCACCGACACCGACACGGTGATCAGGTACGACACGGAGCAGAAGCCGGGCGTCAGCAACCTCCTCACCATTTACTCCACGCTCACCGGTACCGGTATCCCGGAACTGGAGCAGAAGTACGCCGGCAAGGGCTACGGTGCGCTCAAGACCGACCTCGCCGAGGCCATGGTCGAGTTCGTCACCCCCTTCCGGGACCGGACCCAGGCGTTCCTGGACGACCCGGAGACGCTCGACTCGATCCTGGCCAAGGGAGCGGAGAAGGCGCGCGCCGTCGCGGCGGAGACCCTCGCCCAGGCGTACGACAAGGTGGGCTTCCTGCCCGCCAAGCACTGA
- a CDS encoding FAD-binding oxidoreductase, which yields MPAVPAAAPAVPASSASPASASAAALAVPLSGWGRTAPTAARLVRPRSREEAVAALRACGERGGIARGLGRAYGDAAQNAGGAVLDMTGLDRVHTIDADTGTVVCDAGVSLHHLMEVLLPLGWFVPVTPGTRYVTVGGAIGADIHGKNHHVSGSFSRHVRSFDLLTADGTVRAVKPGSKLFNATAGGMGLTGVILKAKLRCLPVETSFMSVDTERATDLDDLMARLTATDHRYRYSVAWIDLLARGAATGRAVLTRGDHAPLDALSERARRDPLAFRPRRLPAAPAFLPEGLLHRTTVGLFNELWYRKAPRSRTAEIQRVSSFFHPLDGVPHWNRVYGKGGFLQYQFVVGHGQEETLRRVVRRIARHRCPSFLAVLKRFGDADPGWLSFPVPGWTLALDIPAHLPGLARLLDGLDEEVAAAGGRVYLAKDSRMRPDVLTAMYPQLPAFRALRAELDPGNVFRSDLSRRLDL from the coding sequence ATGCCTGCCGTGCCCGCCGCCGCGCCCGCCGTGCCCGCTTCCTCCGCTTCCCCTGCCTCTGCCTCTGCTGCCGCGCTCGCCGTGCCCCTGTCCGGCTGGGGCCGCACCGCTCCCACGGCCGCCCGGCTGGTGCGCCCGCGCTCCCGCGAGGAGGCCGTGGCCGCGCTGCGCGCCTGCGGGGAGCGCGGCGGCATCGCGCGCGGGCTCGGCCGCGCCTACGGGGACGCCGCGCAGAACGCGGGCGGCGCCGTGCTCGACATGACGGGCCTGGACCGGGTGCACACCATCGACGCCGACACGGGCACCGTCGTGTGCGACGCGGGCGTCTCGCTGCACCACCTGATGGAAGTCCTGCTGCCGCTCGGCTGGTTCGTACCGGTGACGCCCGGCACCCGCTACGTCACGGTCGGCGGGGCGATCGGCGCCGACATCCACGGCAAGAACCACCACGTCTCGGGCTCGTTCTCCCGCCACGTACGCTCCTTCGACCTGCTCACGGCCGACGGCACGGTCCGCGCGGTGAAGCCGGGCAGCAAGCTCTTCAACGCCACGGCGGGCGGCATGGGCCTGACCGGCGTCATCCTCAAGGCGAAGCTGCGCTGTCTGCCGGTGGAGACCTCCTTCATGTCCGTGGACACCGAACGGGCCACGGACCTGGACGACTTGATGGCCCGCCTCACCGCGACCGACCACCGCTACCGCTACTCCGTGGCGTGGATCGACCTCCTCGCGCGCGGCGCCGCGACGGGCCGCGCCGTCCTCACGCGCGGCGACCACGCCCCCTTGGACGCCCTTTCCGAGCGCGCCCGCAGGGACCCGCTGGCCTTCCGGCCGCGGCGGCTTCCCGCCGCCCCCGCCTTCCTGCCCGAGGGCCTGCTGCACCGCACGACCGTCGGCCTCTTCAACGAGCTCTGGTACCGCAAGGCGCCGCGCTCCCGCACCGCCGAGATCCAGCGCGTCTCGTCCTTCTTCCACCCCCTGGACGGCGTCCCCCACTGGAACCGCGTGTACGGCAAGGGCGGCTTCCTCCAGTACCAGTTCGTCGTCGGCCACGGCCAGGAGGAGACGCTGCGGCGCGTCGTGCGGCGCATCGCCCGGCACCGCTGCCCGTCCTTCCTCGCCGTACTCAAACGCTTCGGCGACGCCGACCCCGGCTGGCTCTCCTTCCCCGTGCCGGGCTGGACCCTGGCCCTGGACATCCCGGCGCACCTGCCCGGCCTCGCCCGGCTCCTGGACGGCCTGGACGAGGAGGTCGCCGCCGCGGGCGGCCGCGTCTACCTGGCCAAGGACTCCCGCATGCGCCCCGACGTCCTGACCGCGATGTACCCCCAGCTCCCCGCCTTCCGGGCGCTGCGCGCGGAGCTGGACCCCGGCAACGTCTTCCGCTCGGACCTGTCCCGCCGCCTGGATCTCTAG
- a CDS encoding phosphatase PAP2 family protein yields MDDMDHRLLSALRARGSDPRVAAAARALSHSGEHGALWLALGLTGAALDRGRRPAWLRATALTAAAHLASMGVKRLVRRPRPAHVTPLVRTAGRHSFPSSHATSAAAAAVAYGALRPAGARLLPPLAAAMCVSRLVVGVHYPSDVAVGAALGAATAYAGAPWLRGTRAPRPIGGRHDG; encoded by the coding sequence ATGGACGACATGGACCACCGGCTGCTCTCGGCCCTGCGCGCCCGCGGGAGCGATCCGCGCGTGGCGGCCGCCGCCCGCGCCCTGTCCCACAGCGGTGAGCACGGCGCGCTGTGGCTCGCCCTGGGTCTGACCGGGGCCGCGCTCGACCGCGGGCGGCGCCCCGCCTGGCTGCGCGCCACCGCGCTCACCGCCGCCGCGCACCTGGCCAGCATGGGGGTGAAGCGGCTCGTCCGGCGTCCACGGCCCGCGCACGTCACCCCGCTCGTACGGACCGCGGGGCGGCACTCCTTCCCCAGCTCGCACGCCACGTCGGCGGCCGCGGCCGCGGTGGCGTACGGCGCGCTGCGGCCCGCGGGCGCCCGGCTGCTCCCGCCGCTCGCCGCCGCGATGTGCGTCTCCCGGCTCGTCGTCGGCGTGCACTACCCGTCGGACGTGGCGGTGGGCGCGGCCCTCGGCGCGGCCACGGCGTACGCCGGCGCCCCCTGGCTGCGCGGGACCCGTGCCCCGCGCCCGATCGGAGGCCGTCACGATGGCTGA